The following are from one region of the Leptospira terpstrae serovar Hualin str. LT 11-33 = ATCC 700639 genome:
- the pheT gene encoding phenylalanine--tRNA ligase subunit beta → MKLSVDWLNEFTPLSQIPFDKVLEKINTSICEIDDVEEFRLHLSSVITVKIKSLEKHPNAEKLTTTIASDGTKDYQIVTAATNVKAGDIVPLALPGTKLDGKEILDSELRGVRSQGMYCSEKELGLALESSGVLIFPPETTLGISVRKLFLWEDTILTIDNKSITHRPDLWNHFGFARELASQLQLPLNEFPFQQDTKLESGNDGLSVTKSEHAHAYYVCSIQNVNVAPSIPKIKSRLEKCGIRSISNVVDVSNYLLLELGQPTHFFDRETLQSTTFSVVKSEEGTSFPLLDDTTPKLQKDLLLIQNGKDPVALAGVMGGKESAVTDNTKNIVMESAVFKREDVRFSIRKTNIRTESAVRYEKGLDSYTCLSVIHRAIQLLKENGNPNIKVYEPQGFNHTESKSVTIKTDLTFLRHKLGKNISQNEVTEILHRLGFTVTNHGEELSVLVPRYRQNYDVTIPEDLVEEIGRTIGYASIQTLALSMAVETPIRNPLRELERRVKNFLALEVGFNEVYNYSFASPTDAKLEASEESSSLKIANEMPDEHSLLRNSLYPGLIKQAKLNQDRFETVNLFELGRTYHKKGKGSELAEERRWITILSLSKNKPNDLSAIELEFLNLRETISELFQYLNLPKFEWTKSNRNYFHPNAGLVLTYDGTEIAELGILHTRYADDYDLKRRAILSKINMEKLVDVWEKLGRNSHFIPPSNFPQGQLDLSLLMNEKDSTESFANLVQTMKIPELESVFVQTIFQGDSVGVGKKSVTYRFQLMSYDKTFTQERFKELSDSLVETAKANGYSLR, encoded by the coding sequence TTGAAACTTTCAGTTGATTGGTTAAACGAATTTACCCCGCTCTCCCAGATCCCTTTTGATAAGGTTCTGGAAAAAATTAATACATCCATTTGCGAAATTGATGATGTGGAAGAATTCAGACTCCACCTATCATCAGTTATCACAGTAAAAATCAAATCACTTGAAAAACATCCGAATGCGGAAAAACTAACAACCACCATCGCAAGTGATGGTACCAAAGATTACCAAATTGTCACAGCGGCCACTAATGTAAAAGCCGGAGACATTGTTCCTTTGGCTCTTCCTGGAACCAAACTAGACGGGAAAGAAATTTTAGATTCGGAACTGCGCGGTGTTCGTTCCCAAGGGATGTATTGTTCCGAAAAAGAATTGGGTCTAGCCTTAGAATCTTCTGGTGTTTTGATTTTTCCACCAGAGACAACTCTTGGAATTTCTGTTCGGAAACTTTTTTTATGGGAAGATACCATTCTTACTATCGATAACAAATCGATCACTCATAGACCAGACCTTTGGAATCATTTTGGATTTGCAAGGGAACTTGCCTCCCAACTCCAATTGCCTTTAAATGAATTTCCATTCCAACAAGATACAAAATTAGAATCAGGAAATGACGGTCTTTCGGTTACAAAATCAGAACATGCTCATGCCTATTATGTTTGTTCCATCCAAAATGTAAATGTAGCCCCTTCCATTCCCAAAATCAAATCAAGACTCGAAAAATGTGGAATTCGTTCGATCAGTAATGTTGTGGATGTTTCCAATTATTTACTTTTGGAACTGGGACAACCTACCCATTTTTTTGATAGAGAAACATTACAATCCACAACCTTTTCCGTTGTGAAATCTGAAGAAGGAACATCCTTCCCTCTATTAGATGATACTACTCCCAAATTACAAAAAGACCTTCTCCTAATCCAAAACGGAAAAGATCCTGTAGCTTTAGCAGGTGTTATGGGTGGGAAAGAATCGGCTGTTACCGATAATACAAAAAATATTGTGATGGAATCGGCTGTTTTTAAAAGAGAAGATGTGCGTTTTTCCATTCGAAAAACCAATATTCGCACAGAATCTGCAGTTCGTTATGAAAAAGGATTAGATAGTTACACTTGTTTGTCGGTGATTCACCGTGCGATCCAACTGTTAAAAGAAAATGGAAATCCAAACATCAAAGTTTATGAACCACAAGGTTTCAACCATACAGAATCAAAATCAGTCACAATCAAAACGGATCTTACTTTCTTACGTCATAAATTAGGAAAAAACATTTCGCAAAACGAAGTCACAGAGATCTTACATCGACTTGGTTTTACTGTGACGAACCATGGGGAAGAACTTTCCGTTCTTGTTCCAAGATACAGACAGAATTATGATGTGACCATTCCAGAAGACCTTGTAGAAGAAATTGGCCGGACCATAGGTTATGCTTCCATCCAAACATTAGCCCTTTCGATGGCAGTGGAAACTCCAATTCGAAATCCACTCCGCGAATTGGAAAGAAGAGTGAAAAACTTTCTCGCTTTAGAAGTGGGATTTAATGAAGTTTATAATTACTCATTTGCCTCTCCCACGGATGCAAAATTAGAAGCATCAGAGGAAAGTTCATCTTTAAAAATTGCAAACGAAATGCCCGACGAACACTCGTTACTACGTAACAGTTTGTATCCTGGACTAATCAAACAAGCCAAACTCAACCAAGATCGATTCGAAACAGTGAATCTTTTTGAGTTAGGACGAACCTACCATAAAAAAGGGAAAGGATCTGAACTTGCAGAAGAAAGACGATGGATCACGATTTTATCTCTTTCTAAAAACAAACCGAATGACTTATCCGCGATTGAATTAGAATTTCTTAATTTAAGAGAAACCATTTCAGAACTTTTCCAATACTTAAACCTACCTAAGTTCGAATGGACAAAATCAAATAGAAACTACTTTCATCCCAATGCTGGGCTTGTCCTTACTTATGATGGAACGGAAATAGCCGAGTTGGGTATCCTTCACACGCGTTATGCGGATGACTATGACCTAAAACGACGAGCCATTCTTTCTAAAATCAATATGGAGAAGTTAGTTGATGTTTGGGAAAAACTGGGAAGGAATTCTCATTTCATTCCTCCTTCCAACTTTCCGCAAGGCCAACTCGATCTTTCCTTACTCATGAACGAAAAAGATTCTACCGAATCCTTCGCCAACTTAGTTCAAACCATGAAAATTCCAGAACTTGAATCTGTTTTTGTTCAGACCATTTTCCAAGGAGACTCTGTGGGTGTGGGTAAAAAATCTGTTACTTACCGATTTCAACTTATGTCCTATGACAAAACCTTTACCCAAGAAAGGTTTAAAGAACTTTCTGATTCCCTTGTAGAAACGGCCAAAGCGAACGGATACAGCCTACGATAA
- a CDS encoding 7TM diverse intracellular signaling domain-containing protein: MRTLLTVILSGLALSCSRLEIQKSISDDSFVPQKIDYAIALGEDVNFQKLRWTPIFKNNLSLGFQSDHVYLRIKANNPTAVNRLILDLGNPHLDMVRVYEEGNPEPIKEGGDFIAHSHWDAFSKSIAFELDWNQNETKTIILETKSSSNISYLIRFYSKETFYLKENLENTILGFFYGTIFIMVIYNLFIYFILKEKAYISYSISIFFNLMLQMYLNGILNQIITLDHPEIHNRIGSVIVTCSALSGWTFAQQTLNLRELNPWPNRLIQSLKVLVLFYILIPYAYLPINIAVRLGNFIAQLFVVSILFVAVVNYSTGNKQARLFLIGWSTLLFGILMYTLMQNGILPVNVFTIYGNQIGSTLEAAILSLALANKINELKEEKAKTQAEALITLEEKVRERTKTLDESLNLIKKDLNVAKKIQKTLFSDIKTSDPRIHFHSYYQSMSEVGGDFYDLTQVKPDYYRIFVADATGHGIQAALITMAIKAEYESLKMIYDHPDDLVFHMNQIFINKYSNIQTIFTCSVCDIDLKNKLLFYASAGHPDQIHQRIYDIKLLPRTGKIIGLMDHTQYRIIEHQIEEGDRIFLFTDGIFEQFNEEKELFGEDRLYEILKENLKMSLDHTMAKVLSELASFTEGDVKQDDITFIGCEIQSLS, encoded by the coding sequence ATGCGGACACTACTAACAGTCATTTTGTCGGGACTTGCTTTGTCTTGTTCCCGATTGGAAATTCAAAAATCCATTTCTGACGACAGTTTTGTTCCGCAAAAAATCGATTATGCGATCGCCTTAGGCGAAGATGTCAATTTTCAAAAACTTCGATGGACTCCTATATTCAAAAATAACTTAAGTTTGGGTTTTCAATCTGATCATGTTTACCTTCGTATCAAAGCCAACAATCCAACCGCTGTTAACAGACTGATTCTTGATTTAGGAAACCCTCACTTAGACATGGTACGAGTCTATGAAGAAGGAAATCCAGAACCGATCAAAGAAGGTGGAGATTTTATTGCTCATTCGCATTGGGACGCATTTTCCAAATCCATTGCATTCGAATTAGATTGGAATCAAAATGAAACCAAAACAATCATTTTAGAAACCAAATCATCATCAAATATCAGTTACTTGATTCGTTTCTACTCAAAAGAAACATTTTACTTAAAAGAAAATTTAGAAAATACAATCTTAGGTTTTTTTTATGGAACCATATTCATAATGGTAATCTATAATTTATTCATTTATTTTATCTTAAAAGAAAAAGCATACATTTCCTATTCGATCTCTATATTTTTTAATCTTATGTTACAGATGTATCTAAATGGTATCTTGAACCAAATAATCACATTAGATCATCCAGAGATTCATAATCGAATTGGAAGTGTCATTGTTACTTGTTCAGCATTATCTGGTTGGACTTTTGCTCAACAAACATTAAATCTTCGAGAACTGAACCCTTGGCCAAACAGATTGATTCAATCTCTCAAGGTCCTTGTTTTATTTTACATATTAATTCCTTATGCCTATCTACCAATTAATATCGCAGTTCGTCTGGGGAATTTTATTGCTCAGTTATTTGTTGTTTCCATTCTTTTTGTAGCGGTTGTAAACTACAGCACAGGAAACAAACAAGCTAGGTTATTCTTAATTGGTTGGAGTACATTATTATTTGGAATTCTGATGTATACTTTGATGCAAAATGGAATTTTACCAGTAAATGTATTTACTATATATGGAAACCAAATTGGGTCCACTTTAGAGGCTGCAATTTTATCTTTAGCCCTTGCAAATAAAATCAATGAATTAAAAGAAGAAAAGGCCAAAACACAAGCCGAAGCTCTTATCACTCTCGAAGAAAAAGTAAGGGAACGTACAAAAACATTAGATGAATCGTTGAATCTAATTAAAAAAGATTTAAACGTTGCCAAAAAAATCCAAAAAACTTTGTTTTCGGATATTAAAACTAGTGATCCACGAATTCATTTTCATTCCTACTACCAATCAATGTCAGAAGTAGGTGGAGATTTTTATGACCTAACACAAGTAAAACCAGATTACTATAGAATTTTTGTAGCAGATGCCACAGGACACGGTATCCAAGCAGCTCTTATTACAATGGCCATCAAAGCTGAATACGAATCATTAAAAATGATTTACGACCATCCTGATGATTTGGTTTTCCACATGAACCAAATCTTTATAAATAAATACAGCAATATCCAAACCATTTTTACTTGTTCGGTCTGCGATATTGATTTAAAAAACAAATTACTCTTTTATGCATCGGCAGGTCATCCTGACCAAATCCATCAGAGAATTTATGACATAAAACTACTTCCAAGAACTGGTAAAATCATTGGACTTATGGATCATACCCAATACCGAATCATTGAACACCAAATTGAAGAGGGAGATCGTATCTTTTTGTTTACTGATGGAATTTTTGAACAATTCAATGAAGAAAAAGAACTATTTGGTGAGGATCGGTTGTATGAAATTTTAAAAGAGAACTTAAAGATGAGTTTGGATCATACAATGGCAAAAGTACTCAGTGAACTTGCATCGTTTACAGAAGGTGATGTAAAACAAGACGACATTACATTTATCGGTTGCGAAATTCAAAGTCTAAGTTGA
- a CDS encoding gamma carbonic anhydrase family protein, which yields MPVFTKPFIHPFATAFGMIEYGTSVSLWPGAVVRADMNSIKLGSYVNIQDNSTLHTDSTSPISIGEWTLVGHNVMIHGCRIGRGVLIGIGSIILDNAEIGDGSQIAAGCMIRGGKKIPPRSLVVPDGSDIKIFPGKAKPELTVAGCIEYAHLSVRFEKNIFVPFQKEEEVHFVTQAKEIITKLSI from the coding sequence ATTCCTGTTTTTACAAAACCATTCATCCACCCTTTCGCTACTGCCTTTGGTATGATAGAGTATGGAACTTCTGTTTCACTTTGGCCAGGAGCCGTGGTTCGAGCAGATATGAACTCAATCAAATTGGGAAGTTATGTGAATATCCAAGACAATTCCACTCTTCATACAGATAGCACAAGTCCCATCTCAATCGGAGAATGGACGTTAGTTGGTCACAATGTAATGATCCATGGATGTAGAATTGGCAGAGGGGTTCTCATTGGTATTGGTTCTATTATTCTCGATAACGCGGAAATTGGAGATGGTTCTCAAATTGCTGCTGGTTGTATGATTCGTGGTGGTAAAAAAATTCCACCGAGATCTCTTGTAGTACCCGATGGTTCTGATATCAAAATTTTTCCTGGAAAAGCAAAACCAGAACTAACAGTTGCGGGATGTATAGAATACGCTCATCTATCTGTTCGTTTTGAAAAAAATATTTTTGTTCCCTTCCAAAAAGAGGAAGAAGTTCATTTTGTAACCCAGGCAAAAGAAATCATCACAAAGTTAAGTATCTAA
- a CDS encoding MFS transporter: protein MKKIIDKIQILGIFSITQTVFQIGSVMIMAVSALAGQSIAPSPESASLPISFVILGTLLGLVPASRIMKWKGSKFGLLSGTVVGILGAALASYAMYERNFIVFSVAHLLYGFHQSFIQYLRFVAMESVPTHDRASALSWILIAGIPAAFLGPLAGLHGIQLIPDSMYLGCYIILIFSLSLQFVFISFLPTQSKPTNDGKTTDLLSSPREALRPLSYHVKNFGLWVSVLATAFSFGLMAMLMSAVPVAMKTHGHAMHASTTVLQWHVLGMYIPSFFSGQLVRKMTAPYLILLGIFVMGLESFAALQGTEFLPFAVALILLGIGWNFMYVGGTNLLVEQYHPSEKNTIQAINDTIVYSMAILSTYSAGYLENKIGWLRLNLVSIPFLVLITIFILVYIELNRRKLKIHG, encoded by the coding sequence ATGAAAAAAATTATAGATAAAATCCAAATTCTGGGAATTTTTTCCATTACCCAAACTGTATTTCAAATTGGATCAGTGATGATCATGGCTGTATCTGCACTTGCAGGCCAGAGTATCGCACCTTCTCCCGAATCCGCTTCTTTACCAATTTCTTTTGTGATACTCGGAACTCTACTTGGTTTAGTTCCCGCATCTCGGATTATGAAATGGAAAGGAAGCAAGTTTGGATTACTTTCAGGAACAGTAGTTGGGATTTTGGGTGCGGCACTTGCTTCCTATGCAATGTATGAGAGAAATTTTATAGTATTCTCCGTAGCACATTTGTTATATGGATTTCATCAATCCTTTATCCAATACTTACGATTTGTTGCGATGGAATCAGTTCCCACTCACGACAGAGCAAGTGCCTTGTCTTGGATATTGATTGCCGGAATTCCTGCAGCTTTCTTAGGGCCACTGGCAGGTCTCCATGGCATCCAACTCATTCCCGATTCAATGTATTTGGGATGTTATATCATCCTTATCTTTAGTTTATCTTTGCAGTTTGTCTTTATCAGTTTTCTCCCAACACAATCCAAACCGACAAACGATGGCAAAACGACAGATTTACTATCTTCACCAAGAGAAGCCTTACGTCCGCTTTCCTATCATGTTAAAAACTTTGGACTTTGGGTTTCTGTTTTGGCAACTGCTTTCAGTTTCGGGCTAATGGCAATGCTAATGTCGGCTGTACCCGTGGCGATGAAAACTCATGGGCACGCAATGCATGCGTCCACTACTGTTTTGCAATGGCATGTCCTCGGAATGTACATCCCTTCCTTTTTCTCTGGACAATTGGTACGAAAAATGACTGCCCCTTATCTTATTCTACTTGGAATTTTTGTGATGGGACTTGAAAGTTTTGCTGCACTCCAAGGAACTGAATTTTTACCATTTGCGGTGGCATTAATTCTCCTAGGCATTGGTTGGAATTTTATGTATGTGGGTGGTACCAATTTACTCGTGGAACAATACCATCCTTCAGAAAAAAATACAATTCAAGCCATTAACGACACCATCGTTTATTCAATGGCCATCTTATCCACATATAGCGCAGGTTATTTGGAAAATAAAATTGGCTGGCTTCGTTTGAATTTGGTAAGTATACCGTTTTTAGTTTTGATTACAATTTTCATTCTTGTTTATATCGAACTCAACCGAAGGAAATTAAAGATACATGGATAA
- a CDS encoding class I SAM-dependent methyltransferase yields MDKQLHWETIYHEKQPNEVSWTQSNPSLSLKLIQNTQKPKSAKIIDVGGGESLLVDYLLDFGFENITILDISKNALDRCKNRIRNKGKNLKWVVSDITEFHSETSFEIWHDRAVFHFLTDPTSIAKYKSILLKSLNPDGEFIIGTFSTDGPKKCSGLEIKQYTEKSLIESFSPELEPVEFHREDHITPFNTIQNFVFGRFKMKKIVC; encoded by the coding sequence ATGGATAAACAATTACATTGGGAAACCATCTATCACGAAAAACAACCAAACGAAGTAAGTTGGACACAATCAAATCCATCCTTATCCTTGAAACTAATTCAAAACACACAAAAACCAAAGTCAGCCAAAATCATTGATGTGGGTGGCGGAGAATCTTTGTTAGTTGATTATCTATTAGATTTCGGTTTCGAGAACATTACGATTTTAGACATCAGTAAAAATGCTCTAGACCGGTGCAAAAATCGAATCAGAAACAAAGGCAAAAATTTAAAGTGGGTTGTATCTGATATTACAGAATTCCATTCAGAAACCTCTTTTGAAATTTGGCATGACCGTGCCGTTTTTCATTTTCTAACTGATCCAACTTCAATAGCAAAATACAAATCTATTCTATTAAAATCATTAAATCCCGATGGAGAATTCATTATCGGGACATTTAGTACAGATGGGCCTAAAAAATGTAGCGGATTAGAAATTAAACAATATACGGAAAAATCATTAATAGAAAGTTTTTCACCCGAATTGGAACCTGTTGAGTTCCACAGGGAAGACCACATAACTCCATTTAATACAATTCAAAACTTTGTATTTGGTAGATTTAAAATGAAGAAAATTGTTTGTTAA
- a CDS encoding acyl-CoA thioesterase, with protein MTNPNDLPAKSPQESAVETRHIVLPNDANHYGTAFGGAIMSWIDLIAAMSAQRHSGHEAVTVSIDRINFITPIQIGDHVNLKAMVNFVGTTSMEVGVQVNRENPYTGEMVRATTAYLSFVALDENKKPCPVPPLRLETDLEKRRFAEGKLRIEMAKEFSAKIKAGRKII; from the coding sequence GTGACGAATCCTAATGATTTACCTGCTAAATCACCTCAAGAATCTGCTGTAGAAACAAGGCATATTGTTCTTCCCAATGATGCAAACCATTACGGAACAGCATTCGGTGGGGCCATTATGAGCTGGATCGATTTAATCGCCGCCATGTCTGCCCAAAGACATTCCGGTCACGAAGCGGTTACAGTTAGTATTGATCGAATTAATTTTATAACGCCAATTCAAATTGGAGACCATGTTAACTTAAAAGCTATGGTAAACTTTGTGGGAACCACTTCGATGGAAGTCGGGGTGCAAGTCAATCGTGAGAATCCTTATACAGGTGAGATGGTTCGAGCTACTACAGCCTATCTGTCGTTTGTTGCATTGGATGAAAATAAAAAACCTTGTCCCGTTCCTCCCTTACGATTGGAAACAGATTTGGAAAAACGTAGGTTTGCTGAAGGCAAACTCCGGATTGAAATGGCAAAAGAATTTTCTGCCAAAATCAAAGCCGGTAGAAAGATCATTTAA